The Haloarchaeobius litoreus DNA window CCACGTACCACGTTCACTCCGAACGAGACGGGCACGTACCAGGTCGAACTGACCGTCAGCGACGACGACGGAGCCAGCACCTCGGACTCGCTATTCGTCGAAGTGACGGTCGGGAACGGGCCGACTGTCTCGCTCTCCGGGCCAACGACCACCACGGCCGGAGCCACGACCGAGTTCGTCGCCGACGCCCAGGCAGGGAGTGCCGAACTCGACCGCATCGAGTGGCGCGTCGACGGCACCGTCGTCGCCACGCGGGACCTCGACGGCGCTACCGAGAATGCGACCCTGGAAGGAACCTTCCCTAGCTCTGGAGCCTACACCGTCTCCGCACGCGTGTTCGACGCCTCCAACCGGTCGGATTCGGACACACGACCGATCTCGGTCACCGGAACCGCACCGCCGGGTAACGGAACCACTCCGAACGGCAGTGTGCCTGTCCTCCCCGGTCCAGGCAATCCCGGTGGTCCCAGTAGTCCCGGTGGTCCTGGGGCCCCCGGCGCCCCTGGAAACGGTGGCGGTAATGCCAGCACCCTCGCGGAACAGTACGACCCCGTCGTCCGCGGCCCCCAGGTCGTGACTGGCTCACGACCTCTCAGTGCATCCTACCGTCTTGGCAACTCCCCGTCAGCTGCGGCGCTCCAGCAGGTCGTCTGGTTCCGCGGCTCCGGGCGGTTCGACTCGGGTGACTCCACCCGCGTCGACTGGTCACCCGGCGACCATCGGCTGTTCGCCCTCGTCGACTACACCGACGGTTCGACCGACGTGGTGTCCTTCCCGAACGGTCGGACCACCGTCGTAGCCGACCCACAGCCCTCGCTCGCACTCTCCGAACTCGACGCTGACGGCCGTGTTAGCGGGAGTTTCACCGCCGGCGACAACTACGGTAACCTCGTCGACGTCGTCGTGGAGATCGACGGACAGACCGTTTACGAACGTCACGCCAGCCGTGCTGGGAGCCGCCCCACGCTTGGTTCCCGTGTCGAGTCCGAATTCGCGCTCGCCGATGTCGAGCCGAACTCCACGCACGAGGTCGTCGTTCGGGCGACCGACGGCCGTGGACAGACTGCGACGCTTCGGCGCGACGCAGCGTCGTCTGGCGAGATCGAGGTCGTCCGCGCCGAGTTCGTGAATACCCCCGTGGACTCGTACCACGAGCGACTCGATCCTGACCGGTATACGGCGCATCACGTGATTGAAGTGCGGTTGAATGGTAACTCGCCAGATGATTTACAAACGTATTATTCTGGTACCACAGGTGTAGATATGATTTCTAATGACAGTTCGAATAGGGAGTTGATTCAGAGAAGCGGTGAAGACGTACTCGTTATTCATTCATTCTGGACGTCAGAGACACCAAGAGATTATACCATCACTTATCTAATAGAAAATGATAGTCCGAGTTCAGAGTCATTAGTCGGTAATTCACAATTCACAGTAGAGCCTAGTGACCCTGTTCTAGTACTTACGACCCTTACTGACGGAACAGAGCCAGAGGTTAATGACTGGGGTGTCGTGGTCGATGCAACTCAGTCATTCGATCCAGATCATACAAGACTCCGATTCGATTGGAGTGGAGGGGCGAATCCCACTCCAGGAAATCCTATGATTGGCGAGTTTGACAGGATGGGAATGGGTGAACTAGAGGTCCGCGATGGAAACGATGGCTTCAGTGCCCAACGGTGTTGTTTCATGCAATTCTTTGTTCCCCAAATCGAGTCCGTTGAGCAGTTAAACGAAGGGCCGTTCAATGCCACAGATATCGTTCAATTCGAGATCTCATCGGATAATTGGGGATTCACCAAGAGCTCCGGTGGATACTACGATGTAGATCTCTCTTATGAGTCTGAATCTAGGTATGTTACCGTTCTATCGAATGACGAGACCCCATTAGAGTACAGGACGGAAGAACAAGGAGACGAACAACGGCAATATTCCCAGCGAACTATCGTTGAAGTACAAGCCGCTGCACTTAGTGAGGATACTGTTCAGCCCACGGTCGCACTGTACAATGATGCGCACCCAGACCGGGTGCGAACCAACGTCACGCTCCCGACGGTGGAAGTTCGGAACCAGACGACTACTGAACAGTTCAGGGACAACATCACGGTTGAGAGTCTCGCATACGAGGTCAGACGCGAGAACGGGACGAAACATCAGGTCGTAACCGATCAAAGTGAATTACAGGTGTATATCAGGGAAGGATATCAGATCGTCAGCGAGACTAGACGGACCACTGGTGTCTTGTTAGAGCGGCGTATAGAACGCGAGGAAGAACACACGTCAAGGATTTCGTTCGGCACAGAGGAAGACCGGGCGGAGTACCTTCGGGAGAACGCCAATGCCCGTTCTGCTGGTTCACGTGCTGTGACACAAACCCAAACGGAGTACGTTTGGCGAGATAGTCGAGGTGGCCCCGGAACGTACACGGATCAGACGAGGATGCGTACGATTCCAGCTCAGACACGTACCCTTACCCAGTACGAAACCGAGGTCAGGCACACCCAGACGGAAACCGAAATGGTTCGTACACCGTACGAACACACCGTCCGACGGACTTCGGAGCGACCCGTCACTCGGTGTAACCAGATGGTAGGCTGTTATGAGGTAACGGTTACTGAGACTGTTACCGATACCGTCACCGACTATCGGATGGTTCCAACGCCCGTCGAGGAAACATGGTGGACTACGTCGACCTATTGGAGCACGGTTCCTCAATCGCCAGGAGACTCGCCAACCGGCCGAACGAAGCAGGTCGTAGTGAGTGAATCCCGACAGGTACAGGAGTATAGATTTGCGGTCGAGAGTCAGGGGCAGGTAACTAGAGAAACGTTCTTCGCGACCCAGACACAGTCTGAGACGGTCGAAGAGTGGGAGACGTACCAAACAGTGCAAAACGAGGTCATTGCACAGAAATTTGCTAAGCGGGACGACATCCGTGTGGGTAATGTGGAGCAAGAACTAACTTGGACAGTTGCAACGCGTGGTGAGACGACGGAAGTTGTCTCCGAATACGAGGATCCCACGAACGTTGTTGAGACGATTGCCATCGTAACTGGCGAGGTGAGGGAGAGAGAATTTAACCCAATCACTGCCGAGACTGAGGTAGTGACAGTTGACACGTTCAGGGAAGAGGTTATTCGGGATGGGGTTGTGTCTACATACTACCTAATCCGGTCGGTTAGTAGTCAAGAATCGAACTGCTTGACGGGTGACTATTGTGAAGACTAAAATCACTGTGGCGTTGTTCGTAGTATTACTAAGCTTCCAGTCGTCGATATGGGTCGCATCAGTCACTAGTGCCGAAGAAATTGATTTGGCCCCTGAATCAGAACGAACTATTGAGTCATTTAAGGGAGTCATATATAATATTGAGTTTGATTCCGAGAAAAGGGTAATCAATGTGTCAGCCTACAATCCAAGACAAGAAGCAGTAAACTCATGGCTTGATATCGAAGTTGATAGAAGTATTATAAGAAATGGCGGGCTGAATCTATCCGCGGGAGAGACACAGCATTTCTCGTATAATATTAACGGGTCAATTGCTGCGGATCGTGAGAGCCACCACATCTTGGTTGGGACAATTGGCAACTCAACAAGGTATAATTTCAATTTGGCTATAAACTCGTCGTCCCCGAACGGTGTCCCACTCCCGGAAATAGAGAACGTCGAAGTAGTCCAGACTACGATTGACGGCGAGGAGACAACCGCAGCGAGAGTTACGGTCAGGAACGAGGCGAACGTGCAGTACAACCCAAAAATACGAGTCACGTCGCTCCAGACGCATTCGGAATCGCACATCGTCGGGATCCCAGACGAAGAGAACCGCCGCACCATCGTCATCCCACTGAACGAAGAGCCCGAGATGATCGTCGCCGGCGAGGTCAGACTGTTCACGGGTTGGATCCACAACGAGTCCAGAATCTCTGACCAGGTCGAGTTCGAGGGGACGGTGGACGGTGAGACGGAGGTGTGGGACCGCGAGTTCGAGCCGATCCAGATCGACTACGCGAACCGGGACGTCGACGAGTACCAGTACCGGAACGCGACGGTCAAGGCGAAGAACGACGAGATCTGGCGCGAGCGGCTGAAGCCCGTCGCGGTGGTCGCGGGCGTGATGCTGGTCGGTATCCTGCTCGTGGTGTCGGTGCTCTCGCGGCGTCGGTAGTCAGAGCTGTTCGCGGACGAGTCGGGCGATCTCGTCGACGTCGTACTCGTCGTCTGCTTTGTCGAAGACCGTCTCGTTGTCGACGTTGACGGTGAAGACGCCGTGGTCACCCGTTCGGAGGGTGACGCTGTCGATCTGTTCGCCGAAGTTCGAGAGGAGGACGTGCTGGACGTCTTCGGCGCGGTTGAGGTAGCCACACGGGACGCAGTACTCGATTTCGATGTCGGTCATGGGCGGGGGTTCGGGCCGCCGGTGGAAAAGCAACGGGGTCGAGCCGGAGCGGGTCCTCAGTCGGAGTTGTAGGTTGCCGCCAGTGCGTCGAGTGCCTCGTGGTGCTCGGTGGTGTGGGGGGCGGTGAGGGGGGAGACGCTGACGTGGCCGTCGACGATGGCGCGACGGTCGGTTCCTTCGGGGTCGGGGACGTCACCGGCTGCCATGCGTTCCCAGACGCGGTCGTGGAGGGAGGCGATGCCGTCGTCGACGGTGGCGTCCATGTCGTACATGTGCGACGGGCGGGTGATCTCGATGTCACCGGTGCAGTAGTCGGGGACGGGTGCGTTGAGGTTGAGGTAGTCGGCGTGGTCGAACACGCCGGCTCCGAGGGCGTGCTTCACGAGGTAGGTGGTGGCACGGGTCGCCTCGCGGTACTTCGATTCGGGGACGTCGACGTCGGTCCACTCCCGGTCGTCGTTGGGGTCGAGTGGGACGTACAGAGACGCTGCGATGGCGGGAACGCCGAAGAACGCGGCCTCGACGGCGGCGCTGACGGTGCCGGAGCGGCCGAGGACGTAGTGGCCGAGGTTGGCCCCCTTGTTGCAGCCGGAGACGACGAGGTCGGGGTTCGGGCAGATGGCCTGGAGGCCGGCGACGACGCAGTCCGCGGGGGTGCCCTCGATAGCGTAGCCGAGCTCGTGCTCGGCGATGTCGACCCGGCTGGAGATCGCACGACCGACGGCGCTCTGGTCGGTCGCGGGTGCGACGGCGGTGACGTCACCGAGGTCCGAGAGCGAGTCGTAGAGGGCTCTGAACCCCGGACTCTCGATGCCGTCGTCGTTGGTGAGGAGGATCTCGAGGTCGTCGTCCATGCCGGGTGGCTCGGAGTGGGTGGGCAAAAGGGCACCGTTCGGGGACTCCGAAGGCGTCAGGAGCGGTGTGGGTGTCGGTCAGTCGGCGTCCGTCGGCTGCAGTCCGCCGGTATCGGGCGCACGCTCTTCCGGCGTGAGGTAGCACTGCGGGTCGGGTGCGAACGGGTCGTCGTGGACCGCGAGCGACCGGAGCGGCGAGCCACCCTTGCAGATATCGGCGTACTGGCAGTCGGTGCAGCGTCCCTGGAGCCTGTCTTCGCGGGAGCGGAGCGCGTTCACGAGCGGGTTCGAGTCGTCCTCCCAGATTGCACCGAAGGAACGGTCGCGGACGTTGCCGAGGCTGTAGGACTGCCAGAACTGATTGAGGTGGACGTTGCCGTGGTAGTCGATGTCGGCGACGCGCTCGCCGGCGGGGTCGCCGCCGTTGGTCTTGAGATACCGGCGAACCGTTCGGGCACGGCCTTCACCCATCTCGCGGCGGGCGTACTCGGTGATGTAGCCGGCGTCGGCGTAGTTCCCGACGAGGAGGGTCTCTATCTCGTGACCCTCGTCGTGGTAGGCGCGAGTGAGGTCGCACACCTCGCGGACCGCCTCGCGTCGTTCCGCCGTCGAGAGGTCGGTGTCCGAGATGTCCGCACCGCGGCCGCCGTAGGCGAGGTGGTAGAAGCAGAAGCGGTCGAGTCCGATGTCGGCGAGCAGGTCGACGATGTCGCGGAGGTCGTCGCGGTTGTGTTGCGTGATGGTGTACCGGAGGCCGGTCTTCAGTCCGGTGTCGAGGCAGTGCTCGATGCCTCGAACCGCGGCGTCGAACGCGCCGTCCTGTCCGCGGAAATGGTCGTTCGTCTCGGCCATCCCGTCGACAGAGATGCCGGCGTAGGCGAGACCCGCGTCGGCGAGCGCCCGGGCACGGTCCGCGGTGATGAGCGTCCCGTTGGTCGAGAGGACCGGGCGGAGGCCCACGTCGGCGGCGTAGTCGACGAGTTCGACGAGGTCCGGCCTGACGAGGGGTTCCCCACCGGAGAACAGGACGACCGGGACGCCGTAGTCTGCGAGGTCATCGAGCAGTCGTTTCCCCTCACGGGTCGAGAACTCGCCGTCGGCCCCGCTGTCGCAGGCGCTGGCGTAGCAGTGCTCGCAGTAGAGGTTGCAGCCGCGCGTCGTGTTCCAGACGACGACCGGTCGCCGCTGTTTCTCCTCGGAGATCTGTTCTTTGTCGGATTCGTCGGCTGCGTCGTACCGGAGGCCGTCGCCCTCGGCGTCGAGCCCACACAGTAGCTTCGAGACGGATATCATGGTTCGTGATGGTCAGTCGTCCGCGGGGGTCGCGGCCTCGTCGAGCGTCGAGGGAGTGAACCGGTGCACAGCCTCGGCAGGGCAGAGCCAGAGGTCGTCCGCGGTGAACGAGAACAGCGCGCCCGCCTGCTCGTAGGCGATGTCCCAGCTATCGGCCGTGACGCTCCCGACGTGTTGCATCGGGCCGGTACTGGTCTCCCGGACGAAGACCTCCCACTCCGAGCCGTCGGTCGCTCGCGGTGCATCGCTGATGCGTTGTCGGTCGTCCACTGGCATACCCGCCGGTTGCCAGGCGACTCAAAAGTCACCCTCGCAGATTTTCAGCGGGTGGGAATGGTTGTGAGGATGTTCGGGTCCGGAGGCTGGCCTGGCGCGCTCAGACCGGCTTCGGGATGCGGTCGACGACGGTCTCCTCGTCGACGACGAGGTTGTAGGAGTCCTCGTCGTCGTTCCAGAGGGCGAGCACGCCGTCGAAGACGAGGAGGTCGCCGTAGTCCGCGGTGGCGAGGTCGGCGTTCCCGACGGTCTCGCGCACGAGGACGGCGTAGTTGTCCTCGTGTTCGGAGCCGTCGCCGATCTTGAACAGCTGGTTGGCAGTGGGGTCGTCGGGCGAGAGGTCGTGGGAGAGTTTCACCGCGAGCAGGTCGATGCGGTTCGAGACGTGGTCGTCCATGTTCGCCATCTTCGCGTAGGTGTTCGCCGATGGCGTGACGTCGAGGAGACGTTCGTCGTCGTGGCGGAGGACGCTGTAGGAGAACTGGACGTCGACGTTCACGAACTCGCCGTCGGCTGGCTCGCGGTCGTCGGCGGCGTCCGCGTCGTCGGCGCGTCGCTCGTCGAGTCGGCGCTGGAACGCGGGGACCGCGAGGTCGGGCCGGACGTCGAACGACCAGCCACGGTCGGTCGGTGCCTCGTTCGGCCAGAGGCGGACGGTGGGGGCGTAGACGGTCGGACTGTCGTCGGTTCCATCGTCCGCAACCGCTCGTTCCAGCGCACGGAGGCCGGTGCTCGTGTTGCGGTCGGCAGGCGCGAGTGCGACGAGCGAGCCGTCGGCGGCGACGTGGTCGAGGTAGCGTCGGAGGACCGTCTCCGGGTCCTCGAGCTCGTTGAGGACGTTCGCGAAGAGGACGATGTCGTACTCGCCCTCGGGTTCGAACGCCTCGGCGGTCGTCTCGTGGACGGTCGGGTGGACGTTCGGGCCGGTCTCCGCGAGGAGCGCGCCGAGCACTTCGGTCGCGGCGCTGGGCTCGACGGCGTGGTAGTCGACGAGTGCGTCGTCGGGCAGGTAGTCGTTGATGCCGAGTGCCGGGCCGCCGACGCCGGCACCGACGTCGAGGATTCGGAGCTCCCGGGGGAGCAGGCGTTTCGCGACGAGGTCGTTCAGGGTGTACTGGACAGCGGCGTAGAAGTCCGGCAGGTGGTAGATGGCGTACCCGAGCGCCACGTCCGTATCGTACTCGACCTGGCGTCGCTGGTAGTAGTCGTCCTTGAGCCGGCGGATGGTCTCGCGGAGCCGGTCCCCGGACTCGCCGGTCGCCCACTCGTAGCCGTAGTGGTCCACGAGCAGTTCGTCGAGCGCGCTGGCGTAGGTCTCCGGGAGCGACTCGACCACGTCGATAGGGGTCTCGACCGGCCGCTCCGACACCGGGACGAAGGTACCGTCCCCGCGTTCGACGAGTTCGAGGTCGACGGCCTCCTCACGGAGCACCTGCCGGACGACGGCGGGGTGGGGCTGGCTGGCGACGTACTCACAGATCTCGTCGGGGTCGATGGGCCGGACGTTCCGGAGGTACTTGGCGTTGGAGACGACTGCCTCTCTGTCGACCATCGTCAGGTACCCCCCGGTCCGTCGTCGTCGGTCGTCCCGTCCCGCAGTCGTTCGTACAGCTGTTCGAACTCGTCACGGTCCGCGTCGGCGATCCTGGCGGCGGCCTCGGCGAGCGCGTCCGCGCCGTCGAACCGCGACTGGATGTCGGCGTAGACGTGCGCGTCACCGTCGGTCACCCGGTCGACGAGGGTCTGCAGGTCGGCCGAGACGGGCGTGTGGAATCGTTCGTCGACGGGTTCGGCGGCGAGACCGTAGGCGAGGACGGCCGCATGGGCGCTCGCCTGGACCGTCTCCATCGCCTCGTCGTGTTCGTCCGCAGTCGTCTCGAAGACCTCGTTGCCGGCGTCGGTGAGTGCGGTCCGGACCGCATCGACCGTCGGGCCGGACTCGTCGGTGACGGCGGCGATCCGCCCGGGTGCGCTCGACGGCGCGAACAGGGGGTGGAGGCTCAGCCGTTCGAGAGCCGGTGCGTGGTCGCGCATCGCCGCGAGCGGGGTCGCCATCTCGCCGGTCACGTCGACGATCGCGCGTTCGGCGCGGTCGGCCTGTGCCGCGATGGCGTCACCGACGACGGGCATCGGTACCGCGAGACAGACCACCTCGTAGGTGTCGGTGCCGTCGAGGTCAGCGGTCGTACCGCCGACGGCGGCCGCCGCCTCGCGAGCCGCGCCTCCGTCCGCGTCCGCGAAGGTGACGGTGCCGTCGAGTGCGTCGGCTAGCCAACGTCCCATGGAGCCGGCCCCGACGACGAGTGTTCGCATCGCTACGGGGTAGCGAACCGGCGTTCAAAAGGGGTTCGGTCGGCCTCAGAAGAAGCCCGCGTAGTAGAACAGGCCGATGGTCAGCACGACGAGCAGACCGATGGTTATCATCAGCCAGTTGAACGCGCCCTCGGGGCTCATGGCGGAGAGGTTCATGTTCTCGAGTTCCCCGAGCGTCATTTTAAAGCTGTTTATCCGGGGTCGTGGGCATCAGTCCACGACCAGCTCGACCGGGTAGTCGACGAGGTTCTCGTAGCCGTCCTCGGTGACGACGACGATATCCTCGATGCGGACGCCGCCGACCGCGGGGTCGTACAGGCCGGGCTCGATGGTGATGATGTGACCCGCCTGCAGCTCCTCGCCGTCGCGGGAGACCGCGGGTCCCTCGTGGACATCCAGCCCGACGCCGTGACCGGTCGAGTGGATGAAGCCGGTCTCGGTGCCCGGGTCGGTGAAGATGGTCGGGTAGCCGGCGTCCTGGTAGACGTCGATGACGGCCTGGTTCACCGCGTCACCGGTCGCGCCCGCCTCGACGACGTCGAGTGCCGCCTTTCGGGCCTCGTCGGTGACCTCGTACCACTCGCGCTGGGTCTCCGAGGGCTCGCCCTTCAGGAACGTCCGGGTCATGTCCGAGTGGTACTTCGTCGCCTTGTCCTTCGGGAAGATGTCGACGATGACGAACTCGTCCGCGCGGATGGGACCGCTGCCGCGGTCGTGGGGGTCTGCAGCGTTCTCACCGCAGGCGACGATGGTCTCGTCGAGTGCGCAGTCGTGCCGGAGCAGGCTGATCTCGATCTCCTGCTTGACGAACTCGCAGGTGAGCACCTCGCCGTCGGGCCGGTGGAGGACGCCGTCATCGTCGACAGTCGCCTCCGCGACGAGCTCCTCTGCACGGGCCATCGCGGCCTCGTTGGCCCGCTGTGCCGTCCGGACGTTGTCGACCTCCTCGTCGGTCTTCACGGCGCGGATGTCGCCGACGACCCCCTCCTCGTCGGGGACCACCGAGACGTCCTGGTTCCGGAGGCCGTCCGCCGTCCCGACCGGGAAATCGCGGCCGACGGCGACCGACTCACAGCCGAGGTCGGCGAGGAACTCGGCCTGGACGAGCTCGGTCGCCCTCTCGGCGCTGTGTTCCCGTCGCTTCTCCTGCAGGTCGTAGTCGGTGAGCCGTGCGACCCGGTCGAGTCGACCCTCCTTCTTCGCCCGGCCGTACTCCAGCGACGAGACGAGCGCCGCCGTCTCGTCGGGTGTGTAGACCGCGAAGAACGGGTCCGGTGCCCCGAAACCGGTCAGATAGTAGCAGTCAGAGTTCGACTCGTCGTCGTAGAACGCGTAGCCATCGAGGCCCTCCTCGTCGAGGAACGCGTCCAGTGCGGAGAGGTCCGGGTCCATACGGCGACAGTTCCGCGGAGCGAGTAAAAACCGTCCGGTTGGGGAACCGGGCGGCCGGTTCCGTCGGGGCGACGGCCTCACCCGAGCACGGCCACGTCGACCTCGTGCTGACCGTCCGGTGTCGACAGTTCGACCGAATCGGCGAGGTGCTCCCTGACCGTCTCTCGCCACTCCTCGACCGCATCGACGTGGCGCTCGTGGTGGCTCTCGACGTCGTACTCCCCGTCGGGTTCCGTATCCACGGCTCGCGGGTACCTGGGGGCCGAGGCCTCGACCAGCCGGTCCGGCGAGATGTGGAAGGCCCCGGTCTCCTCATCGCGACCATCGGTGACGCCGCCCGGACCGACACGGTGGATTCGGGCGCGCATCCGACCGTTGAACGGCGGGGTGACCCGGAGCACCGTCTCGGCCCCCTGCTCGCTCGCCACCAGCGCCGCGACCACGTCGTTCGCGTGGATCGCCAGCGACCGGATCACTGTCGGGTCGTCATCCTCGCTCACGTCTCGACACAGGGCAGCGCCGGACTTGAGTACGTCGCCGACGGTAATCTCACCGCTGTCGGTACGCTCATGGCGCGACCGCCCCACGACCGGATATGGACGTCTCCATCTCGCCTTCGACGGTCCACGGAACCGCCAGGGCACCGCCCTCGAAGAGCTACACGCACAGGGCCATCCTCGCCGCGGGCTACGCCGACGGGGCGGCCGTGACGGACCCGCTTCTCAGCGCCGACACACGGGCGACAGCTCGCGCTGTGGAAGCTTTCGGCGGGTCGGTCGCGGTGACCGACGACGAGAGCCGCCTCGATGTCGATGGCTTCGACGGTGTGCCCGGCGTCCCGGCCGACGTCATCGACTGCGCCAACAGCGGGACGACGATGCGACTCGTCACGGCAGCCGCCGGCCTGGTCGACGGGACGACCGTCCTGACCGGCGACGAGTCGCTCCGCTCGCGCCCGCAGGGCCCGCTCCTCGACGCACTCACCGAACTCGGCGCGAGAGCCGAGAGTACCCGTGAGAACGGGCAGGCACCGCTCGTCGTGACCGGGCCCATCTCCGGCGGGAGGGTCTCGATTCCCGGCGACGTGTCCTCGCAGTACGTCACCGCGCTGCTCATGGCCGGTGCGAACACCGACGAGGGCATCCGGGTCGACCTCGAAACCGAGCTGAAGTCCGCGCCGTACGTCGACATCACGCTCGACGTACTCGACGCGTTCGGCGTCGATGCCCACCGGACCGACGACGGCTTCGCTGTCGACGGTGGCCAGCGATACGACCCCGGTGGCGAGTACGCCGTCCCCGGCGACTTCTCCTCGCTGTCGTACCTGCTCGCAGCCGGAGCCGTCGCGGCCCCCGAGGGGCTGACGCTCGACGGCGCAGTCCCGAGCGCGCAGGGGGACACCGCCATCGTCGACGTACTCGACAGGATGGGTGCGGCGGTCGACTGGGACCGCGAGGCGGGCACCATCGATGTGTCGCAGTCGTCGCTGTCCGGTACCACGGTCGACGTGGGGGACACGCCCGACCTCCTTCCCACCATCGCCGCGCTCGGTGCAATCGCCGACGGCGAGACGCGCATCGAGAACGTCGAGCACGTCCGCTACAAGGAGACGGACCGCGTGAGCGCGATGGCCGAGGAGCTGACGAAACTCGGCGCGAGCGTCACCGAGCACGAGGACGAACTGGTCGTCTACGGCGACGAGAGCGAGCTCGTCGGTGCCCGCGTCGACGGGCGGAAGGACCACCGTATCGTGATGG harbors:
- a CDS encoding prephenate dehydrogenase/arogenate dehydrogenase family protein, with the protein product MRTLVVGAGSMGRWLADALDGTVTFADADGGAAREAAAAVGGTTADLDGTDTYEVVCLAVPMPVVGDAIAAQADRAERAIVDVTGEMATPLAAMRDHAPALERLSLHPLFAPSSAPGRIAAVTDESGPTVDAVRTALTDAGNEVFETTADEHDEAMETVQASAHAAVLAYGLAAEPVDERFHTPVSADLQTLVDRVTDGDAHVYADIQSRFDGADALAEAAARIADADRDEFEQLYERLRDGTTDDDGPGGT
- a CDS encoding M24 family metallopeptidase — its product is MDPDLSALDAFLDEEGLDGYAFYDDESNSDCYYLTGFGAPDPFFAVYTPDETAALVSSLEYGRAKKEGRLDRVARLTDYDLQEKRREHSAERATELVQAEFLADLGCESVAVGRDFPVGTADGLRNQDVSVVPDEEGVVGDIRAVKTDEEVDNVRTAQRANEAAMARAEELVAEATVDDDGVLHRPDGEVLTCEFVKQEIEISLLRHDCALDETIVACGENAADPHDRGSGPIRADEFVIVDIFPKDKATKYHSDMTRTFLKGEPSETQREWYEVTDEARKAALDVVEAGATGDAVNQAVIDVYQDAGYPTIFTDPGTETGFIHSTGHGVGLDVHEGPAVSRDGEELQAGHIITIEPGLYDPAVGGVRIEDIVVVTEDGYENLVDYPVELVVD
- a CDS encoding TIGR04347 family pseudo-SAM/SPASM protein; this translates as MISVSKLLCGLDAEGDGLRYDAADESDKEQISEEKQRRPVVVWNTTRGCNLYCEHCYASACDSGADGEFSTREGKRLLDDLADYGVPVVLFSGGEPLVRPDLVELVDYAADVGLRPVLSTNGTLITADRARALADAGLAYAGISVDGMAETNDHFRGQDGAFDAAVRGIEHCLDTGLKTGLRYTITQHNRDDLRDIVDLLADIGLDRFCFYHLAYGGRGADISDTDLSTAERREAVREVCDLTRAYHDEGHEIETLLVGNYADAGYITEYARREMGEGRARTVRRYLKTNGGDPAGERVADIDYHGNVHLNQFWQSYSLGNVRDRSFGAIWEDDSNPLVNALRSREDRLQGRCTDCQYADICKGGSPLRSLAVHDDPFAPDPQCYLTPEERAPDTGGLQPTDAD
- a CDS encoding small ribosomal subunit Rsm22 family protein, yielding MVDREAVVSNAKYLRNVRPIDPDEICEYVASQPHPAVVRQVLREEAVDLELVERGDGTFVPVSERPVETPIDVVESLPETYASALDELLVDHYGYEWATGESGDRLRETIRRLKDDYYQRRQVEYDTDVALGYAIYHLPDFYAAVQYTLNDLVAKRLLPRELRILDVGAGVGGPALGINDYLPDDALVDYHAVEPSAATEVLGALLAETGPNVHPTVHETTAEAFEPEGEYDIVLFANVLNELEDPETVLRRYLDHVAADGSLVALAPADRNTSTGLRALERAVADDGTDDSPTVYAPTVRLWPNEAPTDRGWSFDVRPDLAVPAFQRRLDERRADDADAADDREPADGEFVNVDVQFSYSVLRHDDERLLDVTPSANTYAKMANMDDHVSNRIDLLAVKLSHDLSPDDPTANQLFKIGDGSEHEDNYAVLVRETVGNADLATADYGDLLVFDGVLALWNDDEDSYNLVVDEETVVDRIPKPV
- a CDS encoding Htur_1727 family rSAM-partnered candidate RiPP — translated: MPVDDRQRISDAPRATDGSEWEVFVRETSTGPMQHVGSVTADSWDIAYEQAGALFSFTADDLWLCPAEAVHRFTPSTLDEAATPADD
- the surE gene encoding 5'/3'-nucleotidase SurE, with protein sequence MDDDLEILLTNDDGIESPGFRALYDSLSDLGDVTAVAPATDQSAVGRAISSRVDIAEHELGYAIEGTPADCVVAGLQAICPNPDLVVSGCNKGANLGHYVLGRSGTVSAAVEAAFFGVPAIAASLYVPLDPNDDREWTDVDVPESKYREATRATTYLVKHALGAGVFDHADYLNLNAPVPDYCTGDIEITRPSHMYDMDATVDDGIASLHDRVWERMAAGDVPDPEGTDRRAIVDGHVSVSPLTAPHTTEHHEALDALAATYNSD
- a CDS encoding SelT/SelW/SelH family protein, which encodes MTDIEIEYCVPCGYLNRAEDVQHVLLSNFGEQIDSVTLRTGDHGVFTVNVDNETVFDKADDEYDVDEIARLVREQL
- a CDS encoding PKD domain-containing protein; protein product: MRIYAVALLLLTQAVLPGAVAAADDEQTRALTTPNEPPLAEAGLDQRVPHGRTVLLDGRGSRDPDGNITGFEWTVTRPDGSLVTPDCPTCPRTTFTPNETGTYQVELTVSDDDGASTSDSLFVEVTVGNGPTVSLSGPTTTTAGATTEFVADAQAGSAELDRIEWRVDGTVVATRDLDGATENATLEGTFPSSGAYTVSARVFDASNRSDSDTRPISVTGTAPPGNGTTPNGSVPVLPGPGNPGGPSSPGGPGAPGAPGNGGGNASTLAEQYDPVVRGPQVVTGSRPLSASYRLGNSPSAAALQQVVWFRGSGRFDSGDSTRVDWSPGDHRLFALVDYTDGSTDVVSFPNGRTTVVADPQPSLALSELDADGRVSGSFTAGDNYGNLVDVVVEIDGQTVYERHASRAGSRPTLGSRVESEFALADVEPNSTHEVVVRATDGRGQTATLRRDAASSGEIEVVRAEFVNTPVDSYHERLDPDRYTAHHVIEVRLNGNSPDDLQTYYSGTTGVDMISNDSSNRELIQRSGEDVLVIHSFWTSETPRDYTITYLIENDSPSSESLVGNSQFTVEPSDPVLVLTTLTDGTEPEVNDWGVVVDATQSFDPDHTRLRFDWSGGANPTPGNPMIGEFDRMGMGELEVRDGNDGFSAQRCCFMQFFVPQIESVEQLNEGPFNATDIVQFEISSDNWGFTKSSGGYYDVDLSYESESRYVTVLSNDETPLEYRTEEQGDEQRQYSQRTIVEVQAAALSEDTVQPTVALYNDAHPDRVRTNVTLPTVEVRNQTTTEQFRDNITVESLAYEVRRENGTKHQVVTDQSELQVYIREGYQIVSETRRTTGVLLERRIEREEEHTSRISFGTEEDRAEYLRENANARSAGSRAVTQTQTEYVWRDSRGGPGTYTDQTRMRTIPAQTRTLTQYETEVRHTQTETEMVRTPYEHTVRRTSERPVTRCNQMVGCYEVTVTETVTDTVTDYRMVPTPVEETWWTTSTYWSTVPQSPGDSPTGRTKQVVVSESRQVQEYRFAVESQGQVTRETFFATQTQSETVEEWETYQTVQNEVIAQKFAKRDDIRVGNVEQELTWTVATRGETTEVVSEYEDPTNVVETIAIVTGEVREREFNPITAETEVVTVDTFREEVIRDGVVSTYYLIRSVSSQESNCLTGDYCED